The sequence tattaaatttattttatattaacagaattaaaatactaaaagattaagaaagatatttaaaaatattttatttactgttttctaaaatattaaataaatattaatattttagattttatttataaattactattaaaatataataacagtTGTGTAAATGATTAGttgagtattattattttaatttttatttctataaccTTTTCTAATAGAGTACCGTACATTTAGAATTCCctcaattttcattttaaatattattagttatatttataaattaatagagtatgctattttaaaaattaaaaataatataattatgaaagcatcttattaattaataattatatttgtacAAGTCAATATTAAAACTACAACAAGTATAAAACTTACTATCATcatttatctatatattaagaaatttgtATATCTATATGTGAGAATTATGCCCATATGTCAAATACGtcaaatctttttatttacatttaaatttcaaataaatgtcataaaaatttatgaaattcattGAATTATATCAGACGCAggaatttgaaaattcttGCTGCCTTACCAGTTGCCGTCGTGCTCTCTCTCTTGTTAGTAAGACTGGAACTGGAGCAATTGAACAACAATGGGACCAAGCTTAGCAAATTTGAGGTCAGCCCACATAAGCAGAGAACTAACTGATGATAATGATAGAGACAGCCACAATTCAAAGACATCCAACCTTTctctgctttttcttttttgacttttctttGTGAAAATTGCATTTTCTTCCCTTAAACTTCCATCACATCATCATTCTTCCttgcattagttaattaagcAATTCTTTCCTTCTCATTAATCATTCAGTCCCTTCTTCAACACTTAAACAAACCCAACTAACAACCAGCACCAAACCTACTTAATTTGTTTCCACCTTCTTGCTCTGGTCTTTCACttaaagtaaagaaaaaaaatacaatcaTTTTATGGTTGATGAATTACAAAAGCTATAGTGGGTACTGATTTTAGGCAATTGTGGGTTGTTAGAGGCCAGCATCTTCCCcttccttttccttctcaTACTTCAAAACTACTTCTCTGTTCTTATTATATGTATAAGCAGAGAGAAAAAAACATTATACATGTGTATATAAAGATTACAAGCATTGGTTTAAGAGCCTAGATATTAAAATGAGTACAGCAAGATTTATTAAGTGCGTCACTGTAGGGGATGGGGCTGTAGGAAAGACTTGCATGCTCATTTCTTACACTAGCAATACTTTTCCTACGGTATGACATGATCCTCTCtctcccttttttcttttcttttttcccttaatGATCCAAGAACATTAATTTCATCAATGTACTGTGAATTAGCATGGtgataattaagaaattaatagattacaattctttttcttcatttatagGATTATGTTCCCACAGTATTTGACAATTTTAGTGCTAATGTGGTGGTAGATGGTAGTACAGTGAATCTTGGATTATGGGACACGGCTGGTGAGTTCATCTCATCTGGGTATCTTTAtcacttaattatatatttttcttgttaCTATCAATGAATTTTAGTATCAGATATaacgaaaagaaaagaatgaaaatttaCACACCTTTCTGAATTCTGAGGGTATTGAATCAGGCAGGACAGTGTAGGGATTTATGCAAGTAAACTTTGGTTCTGTGCGATGCAGGGCAGGAAGATTATAACAGGCTGAGGCCACTGAGTTACAGAGGAGCTGATGTATTCTTGTTGGCTTTTTCTCTCATTAGCAAGGCCAGTTATGAGAACGTTTACAAAAAGGTCTTTCCATTTCTTGtcaattctctttcttttcttttttcttctctttaacttgcaatatattatttaccttttctttaatCACTTTAAACAGTGGATCCCTGAGCTCAAACATTATGCTCCAAATGTGCCAATTGTGCTTGTAGGAACTAAGCTTGGTAAGAAAACAGTTTGATTCTTCAGAGATATATTACAAGCTagcttttcaaattttcagCTATTAAATTCTTGATGTGCGATTGGTGTCAATTTAATAGATAAACATGTTATATTCAATACTTCAAGTGCAGATTTGAGACAAGACAAGCAATACTTGATTGATCATCCTGGAGCAACACCCATAACAACAGCTCAAGTATGTATCCACTGCGTGTAAAACACATTGACATACTTGTAATTGAACCACGAGAAATTCAATTAACTTAACGCATTGATATTGATGAGCAGGGTGAGGAACTGAGGAAAATCATCGGCGCCATCACTTACATAGAGTGCAGTTCCAAAACTCAGCAGGTAGGCCTATTtgtgtatataaatatgtatgtatgtactCAAATTTGCATTGGTCTACTTGTCCACTAGTACCAAAAATTCAGGATCAGGtccattttctttcaaatatttCCGATGTATAAAGAAAAACCCTGATATTATATTCAGATTCAATAATAGTTTAAcctaataatatttctttcttcagAATGTGAAGACCGTGTTTGATTCTGCAATAAAAGTAGCTTTACGACCACCAAAGCCAAAGAAGAAGCCACGCAAACAGAAATCATCATGCTCTTTCCTCTAGCCTGAATCAGTCTCTCCTGAAAGAATTGTTATATATACACGATTCATTCTtcttgaaaatatattaaatttccaTAAAATGCGAAATGCTTCAAAATTTGCCTATAGCTGTTAGTGGGattatatatacacatttttaACTCTTGATGCTTTGTGAGTGTAATTTGTTCCATGGAACTGATATAAGGCCTTATCCTTATGTATACAAAACTCAGATTCTCAATTCACGTAACGGTTATCCTCTTGCTGTAATGAACATTTATTTGTAACTGAAAGATTTAAAAAGACATTCTAAGTCATGGATGTGATACAGCGATTAAAGGGAATAGCAGCAAGAGCCAAATTATACTGTAACAAGTAATTTTCTATAGAGGGAATACTGAAACTTTTTGATATAAGTGAttgataaaaacaaaataaacctCCAAAAATGACtgctaaattaattttgacaaacaaCCTCTCTATCGTTTGGTActtttttcatctttctttttaaattttttaataagagtatttttaatatgttttctcagttaattttttattttattttaaagagtaatCTCTTAAAATGAATACAatagatttattattcattaaatataaaataaatagttagtTTAACTCTTCATATTTGAAAagccaaattaaattttctattttaaatttaataaatgtattattatttttcataactaattgatatttttaaatactttttttataaaaaaaaaagaaaagaaaaagattaaaattcttaatatttagaaattaaaaataaaaaataaaatgtatattttatttaaacatattttctattttatttttaaaaatttctcgaaacattatttattatataatactcTTTAAAACAAATACAACTATTGGAGATGCTCTACTGCGTAGATATAATCTAAGTTTCAAGAATTTACATTTGCGGATTTCggaatatattatattttggcAGGCATGTGCACCTAAATTGAAGCATTTAATTAGCATGTTGGGGTATTTACTACATGCACGTTTGCATTTAGTGACTGCCGTTTAGCGCAATTGTAGCTAAGCCACAAATACCCATTTTATATTGCCTTCGATAAATTCCCAGCATTTATTGTAATCATGTGCTACTTCTACTCTTAGAGGACCGATTTCCTGAATTTTGTTTTCACAAggtctaaatttaaataatcagaTCAGTCAGatagtaatatataaatgttatTGGCCCGTTGACGTATGTTTAATCTTATGCAGAACTGGGATTAATCAATGGATGAATGAGTTAACCTACCGGTGCTTAATCTTGTGCAGAATTGGGATTAATTATTAGGTATTTGTGTTAATCTATAGGTATGTTTGTCATCCGAATCATATTGAATCGTGTTTAATGTAAAATTAGGACTCTTTTGTCTTTGAATGGatatatttaagttttttaaaCATCACGTTCTTGAGGAATACTAAATAAAACAACCCAATTCTATCCGAGTAAAAAATccttaaataaaatcatcaGCTGTATTTAATTATACGACGGGGCTgactttattatttgttaagaGTAGTCCACCAAATGTAATTGCTGACAACCTATGAACAatatataatcataccatTGGGCCAAGGtctttataaaatactaaatgcATAACCAACATATTAAAAACAGATTTGATAAAGTGTTTGATCATCTTCATTAATATCATCAAGTTGCAAATAGTGGTAGGGTCTAGCAGTACTGTATCACGAACCCATCAAATATTCATCAACAAGAAGCAACAAAATTGGAAAGTTGAATCATGTAGTAATATCaacaaaaagatgaaaaatatcaaaatatcatTCCTTTTTATTAATCATGCAAAAGGGAACCCGAAAACAAAAAAGGGACAGTAGGAAAAATGGCAGTGTTAAtgtctttttcaaaatttctcCAGACAGATTGGTAAGAAGGGAAAAGAGGAAAGGATTAGAAAGGGTAAAGAGAcacaaaaatagaaataggGCAATTAATATTTACGTGTATACAGAGAAACAGAAGATCCTCCACAGGACTGCAAAAGGAGAGTTTAAAAacgagaagaaaaaaaagaagaagaagaagaagtgaaGTTGGGTATGGAACAGTTAGCTAGTTCAGATCAGTCGCCATAATGAAACAAGAGTACGCACGTTTCGAAAGCAAGTTATGAATTAAAGCCAAAGCGTCCCAAAGAAAGAGAACACTTACTCTTGCTACAGTACATATAAATGGGTTAAACTTCAGTTTCCTAAAGACCTTTGATGGGATCTTTTTCCAAACTTTCTGCTTATTTTCTTGTCTGTCAGGCTTCAAACAATAGGTAAGATACAAGTGATAATAACGTCTAAAGAGTCCTTTGTCCCATGTTACTTGTGTCAGGTTTATGGAGATGAAGCACCATACGTAAAATAtacttgttattttattatattttcaagtgtaactgatatttaattaattttaaaaaattatactcaGTTTTCCATTCTTGTCTTCATTGTGAAATTAAGAGACAGCATACATCACAGGTACTTATATTCTGGTATTGCGCTGAGTAGTATTAATGATTAGTAATCTTTATACAAATTGTATGTAATTGTTATTTCATGACATCACtttaatcattaaaattaagagCAATTAGGAATGGAATAGGTAAgaaatagaatataatttttaaagaatagaataaatagaaataggATAGTTATTgttagataatttttatttcactttttGGTTTATGTGTTTcgattaactatttttaaataaaattataattatatatattaatatgtatattgtTGTGGATGGATAAATGTATACTAATAAGTTGTACATTTTTAATAAGTATACACATTATAAGTACAACCacacaaaatataaaagaaataacttattaaattttttttaaacctATTGATGGAAATTCAAAGTGCCAAATAGTTATTCTTTAATTCATTATGAAACAGAGattctataaaattacataagaATGGCTATTccatagaataatttttttatttaactttataaacaaaaTCATGGAATAGCGATTTCACATCAACCTAACATAGAAGTTTTgcaaaatgaattaaaatgatttcatatcaatacaaaaagaaaacaaaattaaaaaggaaaaatacattaaattttaaaaataagggaggggctataaataaaatctttttatcttatatttcAAGGGAGACTTACCAACTTGACAGGGATAATAATATTCAGATTTCAAGTCCGAATGAAATGGATAATTGACTGAAACTTAAAGGAATTTGaagacaattaattaatagtcaGAAGGTTTGGCAATTAGGAGATAAGATGATCACATAGCGAGAGACTATTCAATTTCAGTTTGAACTTTTTAAGATTTGAGAAGGATGATGACCAGGCAAAGACCAAATTCGAGAGTTAAAGAGAGGAGTAATTGTCTGGTCCAAGTGGTGTCGGTCCCCTTCCGACAACCTAAATTAGATGCTTAATTGTCATCTCATCTCTCTCGCCAGTTTCCAAATCTCCTTCTTTACTTTATGCAACATCTCACGCTTTCTCTTCCATGCATAAATTAAACAGTAGTGTTTTACCTGGTGACGATATTCTGAAAATTTTAGAGTATTCAGTTATGCTTTATAATCGATACCTGATTTGGTTTTCATCATCCTTTTATTTGTACCCGATAAAATAGACAACCTGCTAGCTACATTCAGACATTGTGTTACAAGAGAAAACCCATATGCTATCTTATCCTATATATTCAACTGTAATATACCATTGATGTCATGTCACATATTCTTCTTTCATGCCACCAAATTATTACTCTTTTTCCTACTTCAATCCTATGAcattaattcattaaatgaaGACTATTTACATCTACTTGGATAAGGTACATCAATTCATCTTCCTTCTTCATTTCGACACATCTTAATTTcagtttttcttcttcttctcccaTCTCAATtatttgtgtttatttattacgcctctttgttttgtctttcttttttctctaaagAAAGGCTTGTatgtatatatctttttttttcccttttgaGCCATATTCTACATTGCATATCCACTAGTAAGAATCTATATTACTCAATAAAAAAACATTACCAATTGAATCTATTATATGAAAAGCCATATGTATCCTCCCACCATTTAGCAAGTTGATTAACTTACCAAATTGTGTATATCTAGTTACAATTTATTCAATCATGTTATATAAAGAAATGCTCTCAAGTCCAACACTAATATTGGCAATTAGTAAAAGTTAGATGTCAAAACGactttgtatttaatttttttgatccAGTTTTGAGCTGTATTTACCTAATTACTTTAGATGCCGTTCTAAAACCACTGCAAATTTAAGTGTGCTGTTGTGTAACTGGGCAAACATTTCAAGAACTCTTTTTGTTTCAAAACTTGGAAGAATCTTTTAATATCATTGACAAAGTAATTATGCTAcaataattacaataaaataaataaatgccCTCGAGTCAATCCAAAAGCCCAAAATAACTCAAACTAGCAATTACTGTACCACCACCGCTTTCCAATCAAACCCTATATTGCCCCTTCCTTTCTTGACTTTCAAACACACCACCACAGTGCCAATGCACAAACCCCCTTATTAATACTCCTGCAACAACCCCTTTCCATTAGAATAATCCAAATACACCTCTTATTTTATCTACTTACTACCCTTATATCTTTTATCATCCCTTCTCCTCCATTAAATACCCAGCAAACGAAAACCAAACTGAAGCAAGCAAGAGAATCCTTTTCCATTGAAGTCTTAAATActagaatatatattaatttatatacatcaaaaggaaaaagaaagagacaaACTCATCAGAACTACCCATTTCTCTAAAGTCACAGAACTCTCTGTCTCCCTTTACTTCACTTTTTCATTTAAGAGCTTCTGTGTCAACTCTGATGAAGATTCTAATTAAGCACCCGGCATGTATTCTTTTCCTTATCTCTTGCTTCTCGTCCGGGGGAATTGGCTAGCTGCTTGTACTTTGAGTAGAGCAGAAGCATTTCAGTTTTAATGCTAAATTGTAAAAAGAGGGATGGGATGTGAGTGTgcactttatttatttctctcttccatattgttttttctttagtttattttgatCTCCTTGCTTGTCACAGGCGATTCCTGTTTTGGGTTTtgtctattttataatatttttcagttcttacatatatattttattatgggAAAAGCGAAGGACTGTAtattaattgagataaaaaTATGAACTCGCAGGGGTAGGTGAAGAGGCTATAAGAACGGATGTTATGTTTGCTTAGAGGATTATTCACTCTCAGTACCAAAATCTAGGGCAACAAAAGGGcttatatatttctatttctcCATTCCTTCTTGCTTCTGTGTACTAAggtatttagtttagttttcatttttagCCTTTCATTTTCATCATCATGGCTTCATCGAACAGACACTGGCCTAGCATGTTCAAGTCCAAGCCTTGTAACACACACCATCAACAGTGGCAGCATGAAATGAACTCTTCATCTCTTGCATCAACTGGTTGTCATAGAACTCCTTACGCATCAGGTAAAAATCTCAATCACCACTTATGTACATAATTTACTTGAACATATTTTCAACGCCCAAGGAAACGAATATCCCTTGTAGCGCAAGAGTTTGTAACCATCCTATAAATATATTcgtaattatattaaatggTCCGATCTGTAACTTATAACTGTTGGAAAAGTGGGTTTATGGTGCTCTAGCAATTCGtttattaaacttttcttttcttttttcttttgtcaaatAGTTCCTGGATGTGAAGAGAGAAGTCCAGAGCCAAAGCCAAGATGGAATCCAAAGCCAGAGCAAATACGGATATTGGAAGCAATTTTCAATTCTGGCATGGTAAATCCACCACGAgatgaaataagaaaaatcagAGCACAATTACAGGAGTATGGCCAAGTTGGTGATGCTAATGTCTTCTACTGGTTCCAGAACCGGAAATCAAGAAGCAAACATAAGCTCAGACTTCTTCAAAACTCATCAAAACAACACAACTCTCAGCAACAGCAACAAACCCATCAAACAACCTCACCAATCACCCCGTCTATCACTAGCCTAACAGCGCCTTCTCCTTCATCATCATCGTCCTCAGAGAAATGCTCTCCAAAATGCTCAAAAAAGACCATTTCTTTGAGCTCTCAAAGTGTTGTTGATGTATCCAATTCCTCAACTGGTTCTGTTAACCAGACATATTTTCAACAACATAACGAGTTTATGCCCGAACCCTTTTTCTTTCCGATTCAGCAGACTACTACAGGAGCAGGAGGAGGAACTGGGTCTTTCACGCAGGGGCTTTGCTTCCAAGATAATAATGCAGCTGGTCCTTGCACCAGTCTTTTGTTGAGTGAGATAATGAGTTGTGATGCTTCCAAGAAAGATCTTCATCATGATGATAAGAACATGAAGATGCAATCATATCTTAGTTACCCTGTCTCCACAACTCCAATTACTCATAGCAATACTAGGCTTGCTCCACCTCTACCCTTCCCTGCTACTGATACTAATACTGTCGCTGTTGCATCTTCTATGAACCTAATTAATCATGGTAAGTTGTTTTTTCgcctccttttattttttggccttttacaatattttacatattttcttGGATGGATGCCCTAATGGCAAGCGCGTCTGAAACACGCTCCAACTATGTTATTGGAAAATATAGTGCAGGGGTAAGATTCAAGAGTCGGGTAAACTAGGTCTGGGAATATTTGTTTATccattttaatatcaaatttaccAAGTATATAATCTACAATCCAAGATTCTGCGGACGtgattgatatttatatagaacCATGTTTGGTTTACTGAAATGTAACACCAAGAGGTAAAATGGAATATTGTAAACATTTAGCTAACGTTGAGGATAGATTTGTCTTTAGGTCCACCATATGTTTCTGGATGGACGTATGCATGGCACTCTTGATTGTTATTGACCATTAATTGTTTTAGCACATGCCTTGCGTTActgagagaaagagaaaaaaccACTAATTGTGTGGTTGCAGGCGTAGGAGAGTCTTCCGGTGCTGTAGCAAGATCAACGGTGTTCATCAATGATGTTCCATTTGAAGTGGGTGTAGGGCCTTTCAATGTGAGGGAAGCTTTTGGCGATGATTTTATTCTGATTCACTCTTCTGGTCATCCCGTTCTTACCAATGACTGGGGTCTCACTCTTCACTCACTTCAGCATGGAGCTTCCTATTATTTGGTACCCTTTTCCATGAGTGAAAATGTGAGtcaatcttttatatttaatttctccTCTTATAACATTTTCaatcaatttttctttagacAATGACTTGTATATAAATTGTATGAGTTGAATCTAAGGTGGTAGTGAAACTCGTTTTATTGGTTGAcgacataatttttaattgcattggggtcttaaaatagaataataatgtGCAAATCCAGCTTTGTGCATTACGACTTCTTTACTTTCTTGTGTGAACAATGAagcttttgtttatttagatGATAATTAGCgacttttctttcttggattGCAGATTTGAAGATGAAAAAGTATGATCAGGAATTGGTTACAGCTGTGGTGCCTGTGGTTTTCTTGTTTcatatattttcctttttctctttcttctagGGTTTGATTTGGGGTTTTCAGCTACTTATAACTGTTATATCAAAATCTCGGATGA comes from Ricinus communis isolate WT05 ecotype wild-type chromosome 5, ASM1957865v1, whole genome shotgun sequence and encodes:
- the LOC8259173 gene encoding WUSCHEL-related homeobox 9, with the protein product MASSNRHWPSMFKSKPCNTHHQQWQHEMNSSSLASTGCHRTPYASVPGCEERSPEPKPRWNPKPEQIRILEAIFNSGMVNPPRDEIRKIRAQLQEYGQVGDANVFYWFQNRKSRSKHKLRLLQNSSKQHNSQQQQQTHQTTSPITPSITSLTAPSPSSSSSSEKCSPKCSKKTISLSSQSVVDVSNSSTGSVNQTYFQQHNEFMPEPFFFPIQQTTTGAGGGTGSFTQGLCFQDNNAAGPCTSLLLSEIMSCDASKKDLHHDDKNMKMQSYLSYPVSTTPITHSNTRLAPPLPFPATDTNTVAVASSMNLINHGVGESSGAVARSTVFINDVPFEVGVGPFNVREAFGDDFILIHSSGHPVLTNDWGLTLHSLQHGASYYLVPFSMSENI
- the LOC8259174 gene encoding rac-like GTP-binding protein RAC13, which produces MSTARFIKCVTVGDGAVGKTCMLISYTSNTFPTDYVPTVFDNFSANVVVDGSTVNLGLWDTAGQEDYNRLRPLSYRGADVFLLAFSLISKASYENVYKKWIPELKHYAPNVPIVLVGTKLDLRQDKQYLIDHPGATPITTAQGEELRKIIGAITYIECSSKTQQNVKTVFDSAIKVALRPPKPKKKPRKQKSSCSFL